The Pseudorasbora parva isolate DD20220531a chromosome 16, ASM2467924v1, whole genome shotgun sequence genome includes a region encoding these proteins:
- the LOC137043593 gene encoding zinc finger MYM-type protein 1-like, which produces MAAVKLNSVVDLQKNPFTRRSLEEKIRIKDLGPDQPDLQIQQQSSDRGRSYTRSFTRACYEKRRWLTGCDGSNALFCFPCLLFQSVGTEALWTTTGVRDLKHLTEKCKRHDSSRSHLDNSMKLTFLGRVSIAEQLDDGYRIGIRRHNEEVTKNRHILSRIIDCVKFCGAFELALRGHDESESSDNPGIFRGLVDFVASLDGALKEHLDSATVFKGTSKTIQNELLDCMLSVAREKIIEEVQTSHFLSIQADETTDIATQSQLVLVLRYIDDKNNVQERFFEFIPLQSATAESIATALKERLASILPEDQKSKLICQAYDGASVMRGATAGVQRKIQDVYPNAHYIHCYAHQLNLIMQQATSHISKARIFFSNIGGFSSFFSKSPKRTCFLDKVVAHRLPRSSNVRWNFHSRAINTVFEHREDLIHCFESIQDSGDFDPNTVREAGALAMLLEDQDFTFFLELYHHIMPHVDFLYAKLQKKNIDSVHIKVSIQQFQQEIQKIRNSLHSIGEQSSGCQPTKRRRVLSREDRERIAAEVCDTILGHSRERFSFTDHLVCATLLQGDRFDEYKDTFPEDALSSTIKAYPMLSGNKLKTELSLIYSKEEFKACHGAVDLFQIFMENNLEEVLSETVTLLKILITTPMTTAEAERCFSTLKRIKTFLRNTMTQERLNALALLSMEKRLVTEMTDFNQRVIEKFAGQKERRAKFMFK; this is translated from the exons ATGGCAGCAGTCAAACTAAATTCTGTGGttgatttacaaaaaaatcctttCACAAGGCGTTCGCTGgaagaaaaaataagaattaaggATCTCGGACCGGACCAGCCCGATTTACAAAttcagcagcagtccagtgaCAGAGGACGAAGCTACACTCGGAGTTTTACCCGCGCTTGTTATGAGAAACGGAGGTGGCTGACTGGATGTGACGGTAGCAATGCCCTTTTTTGCTTTCCCTGTCTCTTATTTCAAAGTGTCGGTACCGAAGCTTTGTGGACAACAACGGGGGTAAGAGACCTCAAACATCTAACGGAAAAATGCAAACGTCATGACAGTAGCCGCAGCCATCTTGATAATAGCATGAAACTAACGTTTTTGGGCAGAGTTAGCATTGCTGAACAACTAGACGACGGCTACAGGATTGGCATTAGAAGGCACAACGAAGAGGTGACAAAAAATCGACACATACTGTCCAGGATAATCGACTGTGTCAAATTTTGTGGAGCCTTTGAGTTGGCTTTACGTGGCCATGATGAGAGCGAGAGCTCCGATAACCCCGGTATATTTCGCGGGTTGGTGGATTTTGTTGCATCTCTTGATGGAGCATTGAAAGAGCACCTTGACAGTGCTACTGTATTTAAGGGAACTTCAAAAACTATACAGAACGAGCTACTCGACTGTATGTTGTCTGTTGCAAGAGAAAAAATAATCGAAGAAGTCCAGACAAGTCATTTTTTATCAATCCAGGCAGATGAAACAACAGATATTGCCACACAGTCACAACTTGTGCTTGTGCTGCGCTACATCGACGACAAAAATAACGTGCAGGAAAGATTTTTTGAGTTCATCCCTCTGCAGTCAGCTACAGCTGAGTCCATTGCTACTGCACTGAAAGAGCGTCTTGCTTCTATCCTTCCTGAGGATCAGAAAAGTAAGCTCATCTGCCAGGCGTATGATGGGGCCAGCGTGATGAGGGGTGCCACTGCAGGTGTTCAGAGGAAAATTCAAGATGTGTACCCAAATGCCCACTACATCCACTGCTACGCTCATCAGCTTAACCTGATAATGCAACAGGCCACCTCTCACATATCCAAggcaagaatttttttttctaacatTGGTGGATTTTCCAGCTTTTTTTCCAAGTCACCCAAGCGGACATGTTTTCTCGATAAAGTGGTTGCCCATAGACTGCCAAGATCCAGCAACGTCAGATGGAACTTTCATAGCCGTGCCATCAATACTGTTTTTGAGCACAGAGAGGATCTCATTCACTGCTTTGAGAGCATACAAGACTCAGGTGACTTTGACCCCAATACTGTGAGAGAAGCAGGAGCCCTGGCCATGCTACTGGAGGATCAAGATTTTACGTTCTTTCTGGAACTTTATCACCACATCATGCCACATGTAGACTTCCTCTATGCCAAGCTCCAGAAGAAGAACATTGATTCGGTCCATATCAAAGTGAGCATCCAACAATTCCAACAGGAAATACAAAAGATCCG AAACTCTCTCCATTCCATTGGTGAGCAAAGCAGTGGTTGTCAGCCAACAAAGAGGCGCCGTGTGCTTAGTCGAGAAGACCGGGAAAGGATTGCAGCAGAG GTCTGCGACACGATCCTGGGACACAGTAGGGAGCGTTTCTCCTTTACAGACCACCTTGTCTGTGCCACCTTGTTGCAGGGGGACAGGTTTGATGAGTACAAGGATACCTTTCCTGAAGATGCATTGAGCAGCACCATAAAAGCATACCCGATGCTCAGTGGAAACAAGCTGAAGACAGAGCTCAGTCTCATCTACAGCAAGGAAGAATTCAAAGCCTGCCATGGTGCTGTGGACCTATTCCAGATATTTATGGAGAATAATCTTGAAGAAGTCCTTTCTGAAACCGTGACTCTCCTAAAAATTCTCATTACCACACCCATGACCACGGCTGAAGCTGAGAGGTGCTTTTCGACCTTGAAAAGGATAAAAACTTTTCTCAGAAACACCATGACCCAGGAGAGGCTGAATGCACTTGCATTGCTGTCCATGGAAAAGAGACTTGTCACTGAGATGACTGACTTTAATCAGAGAGTAATTGAGAAATTTGCTGGCCAGAAAGAAAGGAGAGCAAAATTTATGTTCAAGTAG